The following coding sequences lie in one Halorarum halophilum genomic window:
- a CDS encoding universal stress protein: MFDEILLPVDGSENNRAAIAHAGGIAEAFGSTIHVLHVVDERILDNADAADELVAAGERLVESVADELEGDGIDTSSRVETEIPRDVIVDHAHGRGIDLVVLGSHGRTGMRKFLLGSVAEGVIRRSDVPVLTVPPGGAGAEFSPYRTVLVPTDGSPSAAAALDPATALSTAFDARLDALSVVTTTALGVDVRSTVFHEQLEERARTAVDDLEERARAAGVSSVGTSVAHGSAAAEIVRYAVEHDVDLVAMGTHGREGVERYLLGSVTERVLRTSSVPVLTVRVPESGTEPGMTSESS, encoded by the coding sequence ATGTTCGACGAGATACTGCTCCCCGTCGACGGGAGCGAGAACAACCGTGCCGCGATCGCGCACGCCGGCGGTATCGCCGAAGCGTTCGGGAGCACGATCCACGTCCTCCACGTCGTCGACGAACGGATACTCGACAACGCGGACGCCGCCGACGAGCTGGTCGCGGCCGGCGAACGCCTCGTCGAGTCGGTCGCCGACGAACTGGAGGGGGACGGTATCGACACGTCCTCTCGGGTCGAGACTGAGATCCCGCGCGATGTCATCGTCGACCACGCCCACGGCCGGGGGATCGACCTCGTCGTGCTGGGGAGCCACGGGCGGACGGGGATGCGGAAGTTCCTCCTCGGAAGCGTCGCCGAGGGCGTCATCAGACGCTCGGACGTCCCGGTGTTGACGGTCCCGCCGGGCGGGGCGGGGGCCGAGTTCTCGCCGTACCGGACCGTGCTCGTCCCGACCGACGGGAGCCCGAGTGCGGCCGCCGCGCTCGACCCGGCTACGGCGCTGTCGACGGCGTTCGACGCCCGCCTCGACGCGCTCTCGGTCGTGACCACGACCGCGCTCGGGGTCGACGTCCGCTCGACCGTGTTCCACGAGCAGCTGGAGGAACGCGCCCGAACCGCCGTCGACGACCTCGAGGAGCGGGCGAGGGCGGCCGGCGTCTCGTCGGTCGGGACGTCGGTCGCTCACGGGTCCGCCGCGGCGGAGATCGTGCGGTACGCCGTGGAGCACGACGTGGACCTGGTGGCGATGGGGACCCACGGCCGGGAGGGTGTCGAACGGTACCTCCTCGGCAGCGTGACCGAGCGCGTCCTCCGCACGTCGTCCGTGCCGGTGCTGACCGTCCGAGTTCCCGAATCCGGGACCGAACCGGGGATGACGTCCGAGTCCTCCTGA
- a CDS encoding polysaccharide deacetylase family protein yields the protein MRKLNTLTDFDSALLRGWRLVAFAGHYSRLGTLGLGRTNRVLRYHSVGGGFYDDFPPDRLRHDIEYLDTRFEIVDLPEALSTGGAKRIALTFDDGYRDFYRNVVPILREYDVPATVFVIADAVDDPSFDHNDDEYEYMDREELVELADEDLVTIGNHTGSHPRLGELPPERLEPEIAGAKRRLEESLSIDIDRFCYPYGSYSEEAADVVRRTHDIGVAGRGRRDAISPDTDPALVPRVNGANPFWEVQWDLSDSATRVGSACDRFIGSRA from the coding sequence ATGCGTAAATTGAACACGCTGACGGATTTCGACTCGGCCCTGCTCAGGGGATGGCGTCTCGTCGCGTTCGCCGGTCACTACTCCCGTCTCGGGACGCTCGGCCTCGGCCGAACGAACAGGGTCCTCCGGTACCACTCGGTCGGTGGCGGGTTCTACGACGACTTCCCCCCGGACCGGCTCCGGCACGACATCGAGTACCTCGACACGCGATTCGAGATCGTCGACCTGCCGGAGGCCCTCTCCACCGGCGGGGCGAAACGGATCGCGCTCACGTTCGACGACGGCTACCGCGACTTCTATCGGAACGTCGTGCCGATCCTCCGCGAGTACGACGTGCCGGCGACCGTCTTCGTCATCGCCGACGCGGTCGACGACCCGTCGTTCGACCACAACGACGACGAGTACGAGTACATGGATCGCGAGGAACTGGTCGAGCTGGCCGACGAGGACCTCGTCACGATCGGCAACCACACGGGGTCGCACCCCCGCCTGGGCGAACTCCCCCCGGAACGGCTCGAACCGGAGATCGCCGGCGCTAAACGCCGACTGGAGGAGAGCCTCAGCATCGACATCGACCGGTTCTGCTACCCGTACGGGAGCTACAGCGAGGAGGCCGCCGACGTCGTCCGTCGGACCCACGACATCGGCGTCGCGGGGCGCGGCCGTCGGGACGCAATCTCGCCCGACACCGACCCGGCGCTCGTCCCCCGGGTCAACGGCGCGAACCCGTTCTGGGAGGTCCAGTGGGATCTGTCGGACTCCGCGACACGGGTGGGGTCCGCGTGTGACCGGTTCATCGGCTCCCGGGCGTGA
- a CDS encoding D-glucuronyl C5-epimerase family protein, whose translation MHESVRISEDIELRKLPYEEWPESDAYPYNAEEAEEMEARTNTYEGNTGLQVVQNARVLTNLSENVRTSDDPVFEDAAERVTDTLVEAAHGTPEGSTAEAIYFPYGYHFKLHGNPDLLMETPWYSGMAQGLLLSSFTRLYRQTGDERYSDLADRTFASLVPSGGSERSKPWVSLIEDGHYWIEEYPSEVPAHTLNGKMFGIYGLYEYWCHSGREDVETWLLAALTTISDRIEEFRVPGGLSYYCLEHEGQIDKYHSIHIGQLEALYDMTGHDRFHEVAETFRSDHAP comes from the coding sequence GTGCACGAATCCGTTCGGATCTCCGAGGACATCGAACTCAGGAAACTCCCCTACGAGGAGTGGCCCGAGTCGGACGCGTACCCGTACAACGCCGAGGAGGCCGAGGAGATGGAAGCGCGGACGAACACCTACGAGGGGAACACGGGGCTGCAGGTCGTCCAGAACGCCCGCGTCCTCACGAACCTCTCCGAGAACGTTCGCACCTCCGACGATCCCGTCTTCGAGGACGCCGCCGAGCGGGTCACGGACACGCTCGTCGAGGCGGCACATGGGACCCCCGAGGGGAGCACCGCCGAGGCGATCTACTTCCCATACGGGTACCACTTCAAGCTCCACGGAAACCCCGATCTGTTGATGGAGACGCCCTGGTACTCGGGGATGGCTCAGGGTCTACTCTTGAGTTCGTTCACGCGGCTCTACCGACAGACGGGGGACGAGCGGTACAGCGACCTCGCGGACCGCACGTTCGCCTCGCTCGTCCCGTCCGGGGGATCAGAGCGGTCGAAACCGTGGGTGTCCCTGATCGAGGACGGCCACTACTGGATCGAGGAGTACCCGAGCGAGGTGCCGGCGCACACGCTGAACGGGAAGATGTTCGGGATCTACGGGCTCTACGAGTACTGGTGCCACAGCGGACGGGAGGACGTGGAGACGTGGCTGCTCGCCGCGCTCACGACGATCAGCGACCGGATCGAGGAGTTCCGGGTCCCCGGCGGCCTGAGCTACTACTGTCTCGAACACGAGGGACAGATCGACAAGTACCACTCCATCCACATCGGACAGCTGGAGGCGCTGTATGACATGACGGGCCACGACCGGTTCCACGAGGTGGCCGAGACGTTCAGATCCGATCACGCGCCCTAG
- a CDS encoding low temperature requirement protein A — MSSGFRDFLASLRGPVSVYSEPEGLPRHATWLELFFDLVFIVAVAELGAFLRESLSLVAVLEYASLFILVWWTWVGFSYYADVFDTDDLFSQVALIVVMFGVIIMSQTIHDALHGGSFEFAAAFLVLRLLYIGLTVRGWYMTGGSDKFFSYWVTFSSLSTFVWALSLFYADPGRFGLWTSAFLLEIAGIGIVYLVFDTVPVQVSHFPERLGLFTILVLGETILAVAAGTEGADWFLRSGITALGGFLVAVTLWWLYFNNFDERTIDRVLGQSELHWLHMRERMLVYVFGHYFVFTGIGAAGIGLEAAIEASIAGHEIEPVARVVLAGGIAAFLLGSSVCHRAMPTPIHDHLFAARIGTALIVVAGAVVGSHVSPVVATWLVAFLLLGLTVVEGVHRYSRSSAGAVEPEPGP, encoded by the coding sequence ATGAGTTCGGGGTTCCGCGACTTCCTGGCCTCGCTCCGGGGGCCGGTCTCCGTCTACTCCGAACCCGAGGGCCTCCCGCGCCACGCCACCTGGCTCGAACTGTTCTTCGACCTCGTGTTCATCGTCGCGGTCGCCGAACTCGGCGCGTTCCTCCGGGAGTCGCTCTCGCTCGTCGCCGTCCTCGAGTACGCCAGCCTGTTCATCCTCGTCTGGTGGACGTGGGTCGGGTTCAGCTACTACGCCGACGTGTTCGACACGGACGACCTCTTCTCGCAGGTCGCGCTGATCGTCGTGATGTTCGGGGTGATCATCATGTCCCAGACGATCCACGACGCGCTCCACGGGGGCTCGTTCGAGTTCGCGGCCGCGTTCCTCGTCTTGCGGCTCCTCTACATCGGCCTCACGGTCCGCGGGTGGTACATGACCGGGGGGTCGGACAAGTTCTTCAGCTACTGGGTGACGTTCAGTTCGCTGTCGACGTTCGTGTGGGCGCTGTCGCTGTTCTACGCGGACCCCGGCCGGTTCGGGCTCTGGACGTCCGCGTTCCTCCTCGAGATCGCCGGGATCGGAATCGTCTACCTCGTGTTCGACACGGTTCCGGTCCAGGTGTCGCACTTCCCGGAACGGCTGGGACTGTTCACCATCCTCGTCCTCGGCGAGACGATCCTCGCCGTCGCGGCCGGGACGGAGGGAGCCGACTGGTTCCTCCGCTCCGGGATCACCGCGCTCGGCGGCTTCCTGGTCGCCGTGACGCTGTGGTGGCTCTACTTCAACAACTTCGACGAGCGAACGATCGACCGCGTGCTCGGGCAGTCAGAACTCCACTGGCTCCACATGCGCGAGCGGATGCTCGTCTACGTCTTCGGCCACTACTTCGTCTTCACGGGTATCGGCGCGGCCGGTATCGGCCTCGAGGCGGCGATCGAGGCCTCGATCGCGGGCCACGAGATCGAACCCGTCGCCCGGGTGGTGCTCGCCGGGGGGATCGCCGCCTTCCTCCTCGGCAGCAGCGTCTGCCACCGGGCGATGCCGACGCCGATCCACGACCACCTGTTCGCCGCACGCATCGGGACGGCGCTGATCGTCGTCGCCGGCGCGGTCGTGGGGAGCCACGTATCGCCGGTCGTCGCCACGTGGCTCGTCGCGTTCCTCCTGCTCGGGCTCACAGTCGTCGAGGGCGTCCACCGGTACTCGCGCTCGTCGGCGGGAGCCGTCGAACCGGAGCCGGGGCCATGA
- a CDS encoding Lrp/AsnC family transcriptional regulator — protein MSTDALDELDFGILHLLQEDARNISPVDMEDELPVSDTTIRNRIEKLEERGIIEGYVPLINYEKAGFPLRVKFACTAPVQERSDLAEEALELHNVVDVEEMLSAHENVQILVVTDHADGLHEVTSQIDALGLTIERESLVRRIHRRPFNHFGEHMVSGEK, from the coding sequence ATGTCCACCGACGCGCTCGACGAACTCGACTTCGGGATCCTCCATCTGCTCCAAGAAGACGCGCGCAACATCTCGCCGGTCGACATGGAGGACGAACTCCCGGTCTCCGACACGACAATCCGCAACCGCATCGAGAAACTGGAGGAGCGGGGGATCATCGAGGGGTACGTCCCGCTCATCAACTACGAGAAGGCCGGGTTCCCGTTGCGGGTCAAGTTCGCCTGCACCGCCCCCGTCCAGGAGCGGTCCGACCTCGCGGAGGAGGCGCTCGAACTCCACAACGTGGTCGACGTCGAGGAGATGCTGAGCGCCCACGAGAACGTCCAGATCCTGGTCGTGACCGATCACGCGGACGGCCTCCACGAGGTCACCTCGCAGATCGACGCCCTGGGACTCACGATCGAGCGGGAGAGCCTCGTGCGGCGGATCCATCGGCGCCCGTTCAACCACTTCGGCGAACACATGGTCTCCGGCGAGAAGTAG
- a CDS encoding metal-dependent hydrolase encodes MATTHVLTGMLLAVPVALVAPELAPAALLAGALGGFAPDADLYAGHRKTLHYPVYGPAAAALAVGAAAAIPGEATAFLAVFLLAAAVHVRMDVFGGGLELRPWEGGSDRAVYDHFRGRWRRPRRLVRYDGSPEDLLLAFVAAGPVLVAFADVAYVTPAVALLLGVSALYVAVRKPLAGLAAQLVPFVPVRVRRYVPERYHG; translated from the coding sequence ATGGCGACGACCCACGTGCTGACCGGAATGCTCCTCGCGGTTCCGGTCGCCCTCGTCGCGCCGGAACTCGCGCCCGCCGCCCTCCTCGCGGGCGCCCTCGGCGGCTTCGCGCCCGACGCCGACCTCTACGCCGGCCACCGGAAGACGCTCCACTACCCGGTCTACGGGCCGGCCGCGGCCGCCCTCGCGGTCGGCGCGGCGGCGGCGATTCCCGGCGAGGCGACGGCGTTCCTCGCCGTCTTCCTGCTTGCCGCGGCCGTCCACGTCCGCATGGACGTCTTCGGGGGCGGCCTGGAGCTCCGGCCGTGGGAGGGCGGTTCCGACCGCGCGGTGTACGACCACTTCCGCGGACGCTGGCGTCGTCCGCGCCGGCTCGTCCGCTACGACGGCTCGCCCGAGGACCTGCTCCTCGCGTTCGTCGCGGCGGGCCCGGTGCTGGTCGCGTTCGCCGACGTCGCGTACGTCACGCCCGCGGTCGCGCTGTTACTCGGCGTCTCCGCGCTCTACGTCGCCGTTCGGAAGCCGCTCGCCGGGCTCGCTGCGCAGCTGGTCCCGTTCGTTCCCGTCCGCGTTCGGCGGTACGTTCCGGAGCGCTACCACGGCTGA
- a CDS encoding helix-turn-helix transcriptional regulator produces the protein MESTLTRIWQKVSRTASLGIESVGDSTESVEARESSEEDASSEDRSSFGERSSFEEGETGSESPLGDYDPSALCSRRHFVTELGISHDEFFARLIEDQSGSLPQKEFTEFTSLSSSTVSRILREMEDDEQVVRVQIGRENIVYLPEHAPAGSVSRTDTADVRIHA, from the coding sequence ATGGAGTCTACGTTGACCAGAATCTGGCAAAAGGTGTCCCGGACGGCATCGCTGGGGATCGAGTCGGTGGGGGACTCGACGGAATCGGTCGAGGCCCGGGAGTCGTCCGAGGAGGATGCGTCTTCCGAGGATCGTTCGTCGTTCGGGGAGCGTTCGTCGTTCGAGGAGGGGGAGACCGGGTCCGAGAGCCCCCTCGGCGACTACGATCCGAGCGCGCTGTGCAGTCGGCGGCACTTCGTCACGGAACTGGGGATCTCCCACGACGAGTTCTTCGCCCGACTCATCGAGGACCAGAGCGGTTCGCTCCCCCAGAAGGAGTTCACCGAGTTCACCAGCCTGTCGAGTTCGACGGTGAGCCGCATCCTGCGGGAGATGGAGGACGACGAGCAGGTCGTTCGGGTGCAGATCGGCAGGGAGAACATCGTCTACCTCCCCGAGCACGCCCCGGCGGGCAGCGTCTCAAGGACCGACACCGCCGACGTCCGCATCCACGCGTGA
- a CDS encoding response regulator gives MDSVEDGRVKPIDILLVEPNPGDTRLFTESFKDGSITNQIYAVGDGESALEFLHQRGEYESVPQPDIILLNFKLPGTSGEDVLARLRGDPKFSEIPVVVLTSSEVEEDIVRSNGVDADHYLQKPVESEDFVDFVQSIEAFWLTIVRDSSK, from the coding sequence ATGGATAGCGTCGAAGATGGTCGGGTGAAACCGATCGACATTCTGTTGGTCGAACCTAATCCGGGGGATACCCGCCTGTTCACGGAGTCCTTCAAGGACGGGAGCATCACGAACCAGATCTACGCCGTCGGGGACGGCGAGTCGGCACTCGAGTTCCTCCATCAGCGGGGCGAGTACGAATCCGTACCCCAGCCGGACATCATCCTGCTCAACTTCAAGTTGCCGGGGACGAGCGGCGAGGACGTGCTGGCAAGGCTACGGGGGGACCCGAAGTTCAGCGAGATTCCAGTGGTCGTGCTCACGAGTTCCGAGGTCGAGGAGGACATCGTCAGGTCGAACGGGGTCGACGCCGACCACTACCTCCAGAAACCGGTGGAGTCCGAGGACTTCGTCGATTTCGTCCAGTCCATCGAGGCGTTCTGGCTCACCATCGTCCGGGACTCCTCGAAGTAG
- a CDS encoding QueT transporter family protein: MREVVLMWRDSRMIILTVVVTAVYTAALIPFKGFVLVPGFTEIRIANAFPVVFSLMFGPAAAWGSAFGNLLGDVFGGTLTRGSFFGFAGNFFFGFVGYKLWGNLGRLSSDREPDMRSGDQVVEFVVVALVASAGTAAIIAWGLEVLGLFPFSVLGTIIGVNNFLPTAVLGPLLLRVLYPRVKQDGLLYPDLMRAKDLPSVNHSRQSTAGVTIAVVSIAWAVLGIAVSVGIQGIPLGASPGEVMPPSPVETRIQLVVGSVAVVLLLVASAFSGERLSQLYRQEPPASGPSDEFGP; the protein is encoded by the coding sequence ATGCGCGAGGTCGTCCTGATGTGGCGCGACTCGCGGATGATCATCCTCACGGTGGTCGTGACCGCGGTGTACACGGCCGCTCTCATCCCGTTCAAGGGGTTCGTCCTCGTTCCGGGGTTCACGGAGATCAGGATCGCGAACGCGTTCCCGGTCGTGTTCAGCCTCATGTTCGGGCCGGCGGCCGCCTGGGGGTCGGCGTTCGGCAACCTCCTGGGGGACGTCTTCGGCGGAACCCTGACCCGGGGGAGCTTCTTCGGCTTCGCCGGGAACTTCTTCTTCGGGTTCGTCGGCTACAAGCTCTGGGGGAACCTCGGGCGGCTCTCGAGCGACAGGGAGCCGGACATGCGGTCGGGCGATCAGGTCGTCGAGTTCGTCGTCGTCGCCCTCGTGGCCTCCGCGGGGACCGCCGCGATCATCGCCTGGGGGCTCGAGGTCCTGGGGTTGTTCCCGTTCTCCGTCCTCGGCACCATCATCGGCGTCAACAACTTCCTGCCCACCGCCGTCCTCGGCCCCCTGCTGCTCCGGGTCCTCTACCCGCGGGTCAAACAGGACGGGCTCCTCTACCCGGACCTGATGCGCGCGAAGGACCTCCCGTCGGTGAACCATTCGCGCCAGTCGACCGCGGGAGTGACCATCGCCGTCGTCTCCATCGCGTGGGCCGTCCTCGGCATCGCCGTGAGCGTCGGTATCCAGGGCATCCCGCTCGGCGCCAGCCCGGGGGAGGTGATGCCGCCCAGCCCGGTGGAGACGCGGATCCAGCTGGTCGTCGGATCGGTCGCGGTCGTCCTGCTCCTCGTCGCGAGCGCCTTCTCCGGCGAGCGGCTCTCGCAGCTCTATCGTCAGGAACCCCCGGCCAGTGGGCCGTCCGACGAGTTCGGTCCGTGA
- a CDS encoding FAD-binding oxidoreductase yields MRGSKHHSGVGSLREIPEEEVRAFRKRMAGTVFTHDDEGYHDARQVWNGLINHYPAVVARCSGVADVVEAVDFAREHDLPVSIRGGGHNVAGTAVVDGGLVVDLSERKGIHVDPDARRARVEPGVTLGELTRETQVFGLAVPGGMAADTGVAGSTLGGGLGWIRRKYGLGIDSLRSVDVVLADGSFVRASPSDHGDLFWAIRGAGGQFGAVTSFEFDLHPVGPEIASAMVYYPGDNSREVLRAYREYTESCPDEVTTLAFHSFAPGGDGVPESARGEPALGIMACHVGPVEEGERVLRPLRELGDPLVDYSGPTTYADIHDSEGAYPHGRNYYWKSMYLDELGDDCIDLLVERASVAPSHHSSVTLWQLGGEMNRVDADDTAFPHRDAAFMLSVEATWDDPHTSSQNLDWARETWEHLWEQSDRSLYVNFPGLAADRTDLMRAAFGDHYERLAELKAEYDPTTLFRSHNGLSLAGGTTGE; encoded by the coding sequence ATGCGCGGTTCGAAGCACCACTCCGGAGTCGGCTCGCTCCGGGAGATCCCGGAGGAGGAGGTTCGCGCGTTCAGGAAGCGGATGGCCGGGACGGTGTTCACACACGACGACGAGGGGTACCACGACGCGCGGCAGGTGTGGAACGGGTTGATCAACCATTACCCGGCCGTCGTGGCGCGGTGTTCGGGGGTCGCCGACGTCGTCGAGGCGGTCGACTTCGCCCGCGAGCACGACCTCCCGGTGTCGATCCGCGGCGGCGGCCACAACGTCGCCGGGACGGCCGTCGTCGACGGCGGCCTGGTCGTCGACCTCTCGGAGCGGAAGGGGATACACGTGGACCCGGACGCCCGACGCGCGCGTGTCGAACCCGGCGTCACCCTCGGCGAACTCACCCGCGAGACGCAGGTGTTCGGGCTCGCGGTGCCGGGCGGTATGGCCGCGGACACGGGCGTCGCGGGGTCGACGCTCGGCGGCGGACTCGGCTGGATCCGCCGGAAGTACGGGCTCGGCATCGACAGCCTCCGCTCCGTGGACGTCGTCCTCGCCGACGGGTCGTTCGTCCGGGCGAGCCCGTCCGACCACGGGGACCTGTTCTGGGCGATCCGTGGCGCGGGCGGACAGTTCGGCGCCGTGACGTCGTTCGAGTTCGACCTCCACCCCGTCGGCCCGGAGATCGCGAGCGCCATGGTGTACTACCCCGGCGACAACTCCCGCGAGGTCCTGCGCGCCTATCGGGAGTACACGGAGTCGTGCCCCGACGAGGTGACGACGCTCGCGTTCCACAGTTTCGCACCCGGGGGCGACGGTGTCCCAGAATCCGCCCGCGGCGAGCCTGCGCTCGGGATCATGGCCTGTCACGTCGGACCGGTCGAGGAGGGGGAGCGGGTCCTCCGGCCCCTCCGGGAGCTCGGCGACCCGCTCGTCGACTACAGCGGCCCCACGACGTACGCCGACATCCACGACTCGGAGGGCGCCTACCCCCACGGGCGGAACTACTACTGGAAGTCCATGTACCTGGACGAACTGGGCGACGACTGCATCGACCTGCTCGTCGAACGGGCGTCGGTCGCGCCGTCCCACCACTCGAGCGTGACCCTCTGGCAACTCGGCGGGGAGATGAACCGGGTCGACGCCGACGACACCGCCTTCCCCCACCGCGACGCCGCCTTCATGCTGAGCGTCGAGGCGACGTGGGACGACCCCCACACGTCGAGCCAGAACCTCGACTGGGCGCGGGAGACGTGGGAACACCTCTGGGAGCAGTCGGACCGGTCCCTCTACGTGAACTTCCCCGGACTCGCGGCGGACCGGACGGACCTGATGCGCGCCGCGTTCGGGGACCACTACGAGCGGCTGGCCGAACTCAAGGCCGAGTACGACCCCACGACCCTCTTTCGGTCACACAACGGTCTCTCGCTCGCGGGCGGGACGACCGGCGAATGA
- a CDS encoding phosphotransacetylase family protein, giving the protein MTRTLLVTSTRESIGKTAIVLALGRIAAERGLSVGYMKPKGTRLRSVVGKTLDEDPMLAREVLDTGAETHEMEPVVYSPTFIEGAVRGREDPDALAERVREAFDGLAEGRDLMLVEGGGDVRTGGVVGLTDPDVAELLDAEVLLVAEYQEPGDVDEVLAAAADVGDRLAGVLFNRVGDTAYDTLESDVVPFLRSRGIETVGIVPRRTDLAGVTVQTLADELGAELLTDGDTDAVVERFLVGAMGGEEALRYFRRSRDAAVITGGDRADIHTAAIEAGSVNCLVLTGGHRPPGSVLGAAESAGVPILLVSGDTLTTVERAEDVVHNGRTRDEHTIDVMQNLLADQVDTERLLGGDEE; this is encoded by the coding sequence ATGACACGAACGCTACTCGTCACCTCGACCCGAGAGAGCATCGGCAAGACCGCCATCGTTCTCGCGCTCGGTCGTATCGCGGCCGAGCGCGGGCTATCGGTCGGTTACATGAAACCGAAGGGGACGCGCCTTCGGAGCGTCGTCGGCAAGACGCTCGACGAGGACCCCATGCTGGCCCGGGAGGTGCTCGACACCGGCGCCGAGACCCACGAGATGGAGCCGGTCGTCTACTCGCCGACCTTCATCGAGGGGGCGGTCCGCGGGCGCGAGGACCCCGACGCGCTCGCCGAGCGCGTCCGGGAGGCGTTCGACGGCCTCGCTGAGGGGCGGGACCTGATGCTCGTCGAGGGAGGCGGCGACGTCCGGACCGGCGGCGTCGTCGGCCTCACCGACCCCGACGTCGCGGAGCTGCTGGACGCCGAGGTCCTCCTCGTCGCGGAGTACCAGGAGCCCGGCGACGTCGACGAGGTCCTCGCGGCGGCCGCGGACGTCGGCGACCGGCTCGCGGGCGTGCTGTTCAACCGGGTCGGCGACACCGCCTACGACACCCTGGAGTCGGACGTCGTTCCGTTCCTGCGCTCGCGGGGCATCGAGACGGTCGGCATCGTCCCTCGCCGGACGGACCTCGCCGGGGTGACCGTCCAGACGCTCGCGGACGAACTCGGCGCGGAACTGCTTACTGACGGGGACACCGACGCGGTCGTCGAGCGGTTCCTCGTCGGCGCGATGGGCGGGGAGGAGGCGCTGCGCTACTTCCGCCGGAGCCGCGACGCCGCGGTCATCACGGGCGGCGACCGCGCCGACATCCACACCGCCGCCATCGAGGCGGGCAGCGTGAACTGCCTGGTGCTCACGGGCGGACACCGTCCGCCGGGGTCGGTGCTCGGCGCTGCGGAGTCGGCCGGCGTCCCGATCCTGCTGGTATCGGGCGACACGCTGACCACGGTCGAGCGCGCCGAGGACGTGGTCCACAACGGGCGGACGCGCGACGAGCACACTATCGACGTCATGCAGAACCTGCTCGCGGATCAGGTCGACACGGAGCGACTCCTCGGCGGGGACGAGGAGTGA
- a CDS encoding CDGSH iron-sulfur domain-containing protein: MKRDVHEYEAEDITVSYDVERCIHARECVRGLPSVFDPDRRPWIQPEGADPDELAEVVTRCPTGALHFDRSDGGSPESVPEENTVSVAPDGPLYVRGDVELVSEDDEVLLEDTRVALCRCGASENKPLCDNSHRSVEFSAAGTVTDGSTDDGSPPEGVLRVTPTDDGPFHLEGEFELVGEEDGSTARDDDAWLCRCGASGDKPYCDGTHEEIGFTSEDD, encoded by the coding sequence ATGAAGCGGGACGTGCACGAGTACGAAGCGGAGGACATCACGGTGAGCTACGACGTCGAGCGGTGCATCCACGCCAGGGAGTGCGTTCGCGGGTTACCCTCGGTGTTCGACCCCGACCGGAGACCCTGGATCCAGCCGGAGGGCGCCGACCCCGACGAACTGGCGGAGGTCGTCACGCGGTGTCCGACCGGCGCGCTGCACTTCGACCGGTCGGACGGCGGGAGCCCGGAGTCGGTCCCGGAGGAGAACACGGTGTCCGTCGCCCCGGACGGCCCGCTGTACGTCCGCGGCGACGTCGAACTCGTCTCCGAGGACGACGAGGTGCTCCTCGAGGACACCCGCGTGGCGCTCTGTCGGTGCGGCGCCTCCGAGAACAAACCCCTCTGTGACAACAGTCACCGGTCCGTCGAGTTCTCGGCGGCCGGGACCGTGACCGACGGGTCGACGGACGACGGATCCCCGCCCGAGGGCGTACTGCGCGTGACGCCCACGGACGACGGCCCGTTCCACCTGGAGGGCGAGTTCGAACTGGTGGGCGAGGAGGACGGCTCGACCGCCCGGGACGACGACGCCTGGCTGTGTCGCTGTGGCGCCTCGGGGGACAAACCGTACTGCGACGGGACCCACGAGGAGATCGGCTTCACGAGCGAGGACGACTGA